The Anaerolineae bacterium genomic sequence CCCTTCAATCCCAACTATTTTGCCCCTTTTTTATCCCTTTTTTCCCTTTCCTATTCTCCTGCAAAAGTCGAGTGAGAAATGAGAAATAAAATATGAGGAATTTGGCGTGAGGATTGATGAGTTGGCAATTTCTAATTTCCCAAATCGTTAAACTTTTTGCTCCTTGGGCAAGTCTTTTATTTTTAAGAGGTTAAGGCCTGAGGGCTTGCGAAAATTATTGAGACCGTTGCTGCTCAAGCACAGGGTCAGCAGGCGCTTTGTCCGTTGTCCAGAAATCCTCAATGGTTGCGTTTGCGCGTAATTCGCTTAACCACTCGCTGTAGGCCAGTTGCTGGCTCAAACGATAATCAGCCGGAGATAATTCGCGGGTTTCGCGGGCCAATACTTCCAGCACGTGCCAGCCAAATTGGGTTTCAATTGGCTCGCTAATTTCACCAATGGGCAGGGTGAAAATAGCTTCATCAATTGGAGATACAAACCGTCCGCGCGGCACAAAGCCTAAATCGCCTCCGGACATGGCGCTGCCTGGGTCTTGAGATAATTCGCCGGCCAGGTCGGCAAAATCTTCGCCGGCCTGGAGGCGGTTGATCACTGCCTGGGCTTCTTCTTCGGTTTCAACCAAGATGTGGCGGGCATGGGCTTGCTCGGCCAATTTGGGAACTTCGCTGCCTATGGCTTCTTGCAGCTTTTCTCGGAATATCATCATCTCCATAATGTGCCGATAGGTAGCTTCATCAACCCCGGCGTTTTCGGCCAATATATTCAGCCAGTTTGTGTACTGCGTGCTCAGGCTGTTTTCATCAATCACGTTCAGGGTGGGGGTGGGAGCCGAGGTGGGTGTATCCACGGGGGTGGCCGTCGGTGTGATTTCCTCGGTGACGGTGAGGGTGGGCGAAGGGGTAAAAGTGGGTGTGGGCGTCCACAGGGCGGCTGTGGCCGAGGCCTCCACCCGGGCCGTTCTGGTTTCCGAGGCCGCCGCGGTTGTCAGTCCGCCTGATTGTCTGGCCAGGAAACGATTGATGGCTTCGGTGACTTCTGCTTCAGAAGCGGTGATCCCTCGTTGGGCGGCTTCGGTTTCTATCAATTCGTCCTCTATCATCACCTCAAGCGTATCGCGGTCAACAAGGAAACGTTGCTGTTGAAGCTGGCTGGCTCGTTGCTCAATTTGACCCATCAACAATTCGGCCAATTGGGTGTCGCCGGACTGGATTAATTCTTGCCGTTGGGTCAAAAGCTGTTGGAGCTGCTGATCGAGCATAAAGCGCTCATACTTTACCCTGGTTTGGTAATTACGCGTAGAAATTTCTACGCCGTTTACCGTAGCCACCGGCGAATTAGGCTCAAGGACAAATGTTTGCAAAAGGCCAAAGCCCAAAACAATGGCCACCAGGACCGCTACTATGCCCAAACCAGTATAAATAAGGCGCAGTTGTTTTTGTTCTTTACGGGAAAGGGCTAATTGTTTACGGGTGGGCGCTCTACCGGGCTGAACTTCGCGTTTGGTCATAAATCTCCTCGATAATTGTTTGAGAAAGAATGAGGCGAGCGACCCAGCTGGGTCGCCCGCAGCAAAAAAGCGTCAGTAAAGTTGTTTCTAATTTTTGCCGTACAGGCGATGGTGTTCGTCGGTGAACGGGGCCAGGGCCAGGTGCCGCGCCCGTTTGATGGCCGTGGCCAACTGGCGTTGATGTTTGGCGCACGTGCCGGTTTTGCGACGAGCGCGAATACTGCCATTGCTGTTCATAAAGCGGCGTAAGGTGTCAATGTTTTTCCAATCAATCACTTTCACCTTGTCTACGCAAAAAGTGCAGACTTTACGGCGCGGCTGAAAACGGCCCATCGGTCGTTTGTAATCGTCGGAGGTGTCCCGATCCCGTTGTTGCCGGTTATACCGGGATCGTCGTTGTTGTTGCTGCCTCTGTGGGGGCTTACGGCGCGCCGGTTCGTCCTTCTCGTCGCCCTCGTCAATGTCGTCTTCAATTTCTTCAATTTCATTGTTGGTTTCAAGTTCTTCAGCCATAGCTGTTTTCCTATCTATTTTTCAAAATCTAAATGGTCAACAAAATCAAAGGCCAGGTCTTTGTCGCCATAACCATCATTCTCAGCTTTATCCTGCTGGTCTTTATTTCTGGGCCCCAGGATAATCATTTCATTGGCCACAACTTCCGTACGAAAGTGCCGTTGACCGTTTTCATCTTCCCAACTGCGCGTTTGCAATCTCCCTTCCACGTAAACCTGTTGGCTTTTAGACAGAATTTGATTGCAAATTTCAGCCAGATTTCCCCAGGCTACAACATTAAACCACTCCGTTTCCTCCCGCCGTTCTCCATCGGGGGCCGTCCAGGTGCGGCTGGAGGCCAGGCTAAATGATGTAACCGGCTTGCCAGAGGGCGTGTACCGCATTTCGGGGTCTCGCCCGATATTACCGATAACCATTACTTTGTTCAATCCTCTTGACATTTTATTAGCCTCTCTATCTAAGACCAAATCAGAAATTAACTTTCAACTTTAACCAGCAGATACCGGATAATGTCCTCTGACAATTTTAGTTCGCGCTCTAATTCTATGATTGAGGCTGGGGGAATTTTGGCCTGGAACAACACGTAAGTGCCTTCCCGATAATTGTTGATGGCATAGGCCAAATTTCTTCGGCCCCATACATCAACAGACGTCACTTCTCCGTTGACCGTGCCGACAAACTTGGTGACCTGATCAACGACACCCGTGACGTCTTCACCCTCGATCGTGGGCTTGATGATGAACGCAAGCTCATAGTCTCGCATGCCAGTTTACCTCCTTTCTACGGATTTAGCCCCTAGTCTTTGCCAGGAGCAGAAAGAATGGAGCCGGTCAGTGGCTCCATTTGGCAAAACAATACTATATCACAAATTCTATTGAACGCAAAATGCGCTATGTTTGGCGGACCGGCAATCCCTAAGGAAAAACGACGAAGGACGAAGGACCAACGACGAACGACGGACGACGAAACCTGGCCATTGGTCGTTGGTCAGAATGACAAATTGTAACCGGATTGTAATGCTTATATTAAAAAATTTGTGGTAAGCTAACGATAAGAAGTTTAGCTGGATAATCTTTGCAATATTCCGGGGAAAACTTCTCATTCACCTGAACTTTTAAAATATTTTTCACAGGAGCCAGGATCAATGCCCACCATTCTCTACGCCGAAGATGACGTTGAACACCGAGAAATGATGCGCGTCATCCTAAAAGACACCGACATCACCCTTGTTGAAGCCACCAACGGCCAGGAAGCTTTGCAGAAGATCCAGCATCAACACCCCGATCTGGTTTTGCTGGACCTGTTTATGCCCAAACTGGATGGCCATGGCGTGATGGAGGCATTAAAATCCGACCCCGAAACCAGCCATATTCCCATTATTGTTCTTTCGGCCTGGTCTACCGGCGACAACCGGAAGCGGGCCAGAAGTGCTGGGGCGCTGGAATTTATTGCCAAACCTTATGATCCGGTTGAATTGGTGAGCGTGGTTAGAGATTATCTGGCCGGTCGCATCGGCTCGCCCCAGCAGGCGCTTTCTCAGGGGTAAACATAGCCAGCGTTTGCCCGGTATCAGTTTACTTTGGCTACTTCCGGCAATTTATCCTGTTGTCGGGCTAAAGTAGGCGGCAGCTTGTGCTCCAGGCAGACTTGAACAGGAGAATCGTTTACGCCTATGGCGCCAATCTGGGAGTGGGGCAACCAGCTCATTATTTCTATTCAAGCCGTCCACAATCCTGTCCTGGACGGCTTTTTTAATGCCGTCATTTTTTTGGGTGAGTGGCGGCGCGTTGTGGCTGTTCAAGCGGGTCAACCTGGCCTGACTTTACAAAACTCCATTTTTTATGTAAACTTTCTGGTATGACGACAGGAAACCTCGACCGTTCCGCAAAACTGATTGGCCTGCTCTGGCTAATAACCTTGACCCTGTTTGCGCCTGCTGCCGTGGCCCAAGAACCGTCTTCCCCTGCTGCGCCTACCCCCTTTGACCCTCGTTTTGGTGTGGTTGACAGTTTTGTCAATACTCAGGAGGCCAACGCCGCCGGCGCGGGCTGGACGCGCGTTTTCTTCCGCTGGGATGTGGTTCAACCCGCCGGCTCCTTTGACTGGAAACCAAGCAACGTGCCCGACACTTTCCTGGACGCCGAAATTGCCGCCGGCCGGGAAGTGGTGGCCGTATTGATTGGCACGCCCACTTGGGCCACCGACCGGGCCGTGTCAACCGCTGTGCCACCGCTTGAAGCGTGGGGCGATTTTGTGTTTAAAATTGCCACCCAGTACCAGGGGCGGATCCGGCATTGGGTGGTGTGGCACCAGCCTGATATTACCGATCCCGCTTCTGCCGGCCATACCTGGGACGGGAGCGAAGAAGAGTATTATCGCCTGCTCAAAGAAGCTTATCTCAAAATCAAGGCCGTTGATCCACAAATGCAAGTCCACCTGGCCGGGTTGACCTACACCTGGGATTTCAACCGGGGCCAAAAACAATACCTGGCCCGCCTGTTAGACGTGATTATCACCGACCCGCAGGCGGCCAACGAAAATTACTATTTTGATGCCGTCGGCTATCACGTTTACTACTCGCCGCGCCAAATCCTGGATGTCATCACCGATGTGCGCAGTATTCTTGACTCCTACGGCCTGGGGCAAAAGCCCATCTGGATCACCGAAACCAACGCGCCTCCCTCTGAAGATTACATTGAGCCGGTGGCCATACCGGGACCTTTTAAGGTGACACTAGAGGAACAAAGCGCATTTGTGATTCAGGCTTTTGCCCTGGCCCTAGCCGGCGGCGCGGAGCGAACCGCTTTTTTTAAAATGTGCAACGAGCGCGACGAAACGCCTTATGGCCTGTTGCGTAGCGATAACTCTCGCCGCCCGGCTTTTCAGGCCTTCCAGGTGGTCACTACCTATTTTGCCGGAGTGCAAAATACAAGCTGGTTGCAAGAAGGCAGCGTTTACATTGTCACGCTAGATCGCGGCGGTCAAACCACTACGGTGCTGTGGAACATGGCCACCGCCCCCACCATTTTCACCCTCAACGCCATTGCCCCTCAAGCCTTGCTGGTTGACGAGCGCGGCAACCAACAGCCCCTGGCAGCCAATGGCAATGCCTATACCATCCCTTTACCCGGCGCGTTATGCAGCAACAAACCCGACTGTTTTATCGGCGGCGCGCCCCGTTTGCTTGTGGAAACCGGTTCGCCGGACCAGCGCGCCCCGCTGCTGCCGGTATTGACCTCCACGCCAACGCCTACCCCACCGGCCCCAACAGATACGCCCGTTCCCACCCCTACCCCTTTGCCGCCCCCCACCTTGACTTCCACTGCCGTTCTTGAACAAAGCGCAGCCGGAGAATCGCCAGTCGCAACCTCCACGCCTGTAATTGGCGAGGCCACGAGTGAGGAAGTTTCTCCGGCAGCAACGACCGAGGCGCCAGCCGCAGTTGCTGTGCTGCCAGACCCAGACGTTGGGGTCTCAGCGCCGGACGAAGGAGAAGCCGCTGTACCCGAATTGACTCCGGTGCCCCCCGTCACCTTCAGCACCGTTATGACCCCCCGTCGGATATTATGGTTGCTGATTATTGGCCTGATTATTTTTACGGTGACTTACGGTATCCAGGTGGTGATTTGGTACCGGGTCCGGCGATGAGAGGATGGCTGTCAATCACCCGCAATTTCTAAGGTGCCCAGCAACACACTATCAGGAACCGGCCCAGATGGCCCGTCAATTACTTTCAGCCGCTCGCTGGTGGCCGGGTTGTACATACCGGTCAATAGCAAATACTGGCCGGGGGTAACGCCGGCTTCCAGCGTAAGGTCATAGCGGTCCGCCAGCACCTCGTTGGGACGCCAGCGCGAGGTGGGCAGCGTCCCGCCAAAAGGCTGCTGATCCTGCTGGGCCTTGACAAAACCATCCGGCGCGGTTAGGTGCACAAAAACAGTGTAATCTACGGCCGGGGTTTTCTGGGCGCGCCAGGCGAGGATGACCCGCCGGGAAGCTGGGTTGTTTGGGGGACTTATAACTTCGTAGCCCACCAGTTCAAGACCCCCCTCCAGCGCGGCCAACGGCTCCACTTCCCTCACCGGCGAAAAAATGCACCATTTGCAGGGCAAGCCGGGGTACGCCAAATCCAACGCCCAATTGGGGGGAAGCTGTTCAAACACGATCAATTCATTATCGCGTTGAAAATAACCGGCCAGGGCCTGGCGGCGGCGACGAGCCGTATCGTCGTCAACAATAAGGTAATCCGGCCGGCGGGCCTGCACGTAACCTTCCATAGCGGGCCAGCTATCCACCTCAACCGGCAGCCGTTCAAAGGTAAAATGGGCCGGGAATTTCCACAAAGGCAACGACTTACTCGGCCCAAATGTCACCAGGGTCTTACCGGCAGGCCGATCCGTCGAGAGCCACTGCACAATTTCTTCCTCCTCGGCGTTGTGGCTGCGGTCGGATTCGTAGGGATTAACGGTCAAGGCCCAGGCCTCAACCCGGAACGTGTCAATCAGCCACCACGTCCCTCCTCCGATGATCAGGGCCAGGACCAGCCGGTAGAGTCTGGTTTTACTCAAAGATCGCCGGTTGGCCGTGATTTTTGATGAGGTTAAGTGGCGTTCTACTCCCCCCATCAAGTTGACCACCGCATCGGCCAGAACCAGGTAAATTGGCCCTAACAAGGGCACAATAAAACGGGTCTCGGCTGAAGAGCCGGCCACGTACCAGGTGAAAAAGAGATAAAAAAGGGCGCAGAGGAAAAAGGTGAACCAGAGAATGTTTTTGCGCCGGGCCAGGTACGCCCGCAGGCCCCGGCGCTGAAAAACAATGAGGAAAATAAAGAGGCCGATAACCAAGGCCCCTAAAACCGGCCCCAGCCAGGGCGGCTTAAAAGTTCGGCCTGGAATGAGGCTGTGGGCCACAACCGGGTTGAGTCGCCTTAATCCTTTTTGGATACGCGCCAGTATGTCGGCAGGGGTGTGCGTGTCCATGTAGGTGGAAAAAGTGGGTAAATCCGCCGGGTCTTCGGTGTTGATCTGTTCCAGTTGGTCCATCCACATAATGTGTTGGGTGGCAAAATTGTAGGTGGGGCTGCCAAACTCGTTGGCATTATAAATCAACAGCGGCAGGGAGACAATGATAAAGACCAACGGCACCAGCAGCAGTTCAAAATGGCGGATGACCTTGAGCCGGTAATATAGGAGCGCGGTCAAGCCCCAGGCCGCCAAGAGAACCGGGGCCGAACCCTTGGTGAGAAAAGCCAGGCCAACAAAGAGGCCGGCCAGTAAACAATATTTCCACCTGGCCAGGCTTTTGATCAAAAAATACCAGGCCCCTACCATGATCAAGGCTAACAGGGTGTCGGCATAAACGGTGGCGGCGCGGATATGAAACTCTTTATTGGCGGCCAGCAGAAAAGCGGCCAGCAGCCCTGCCCGCCAGCCAAAAAGGCTTGCTCCGGCGGCAAAAACCGCCAGCACCGCCAGCGCGCCGGTGCCCAGGGTGACCAGTTTAGCCGTGGTAAAATAACTCCACTCCCGCTTGGCAAAAGGGGCGAGTTGGAGGGCGTACAGCGGGGGGCGAGTGCCGTCGCTGAGAACACCAGACTCGCGCAAAGCCAGGCCCAGGGCCAGGTAGGCGCTTTCATCGCCGTCGCTGGAGAGATGATTGAACAGTATTTTGGGCAAACCAACCACAGCAAAACGGGCCACGATAAGCGCCAGCAGAAAAATGAGCAAGGTGTACCAAAATTTGGATGAGCGCATATTTGACCTTAAGGCAATATTGATGATGGGGCCTATTGTAGCACGTTGTCGGCAATCGCTCCAATATGGGCCGGGTGGTGTGCGGGCGTTTACGGCCCGGCGAGTCACAAAAAGGCCGGTTTACCAGACCGGCCTTTTGCTGAGTTTTTCATTGGTTGGCAATAAACTGTTGGCTGGTTACTCCCACACAGCATCAACATAATAACTCATGTAACCCCTGGGCCACTCGCTGCCCCAAGATTGCAGGTACACCCGGCAGTGGTTGCTGTTGAACCATGTGCCGTAAGTGCGGGTTCCGGCTTCATCCGTCAGCATACAACTTGCCGGATAAAGGGTTAATCTTTTGCTGTAACTGTAACGGGGCGGACTCACATCAATAGATTGGTATTGGTAACGGCAGCCATAGTAGCCATAACAAACGTACCCGTCGTCGTCCCGGATTTCGATGTTGATGGGCAAGTAATAGGAATTGGCAGCGGAAGAGTACCGTGACGCCCAGGGAAAATAGGCGTATCGCCACCACCCCAACCGCCAGTAGGGCCAGATTTCGTAGCTATCATAGGCCGTAGACGTACGAACTGGAACCTGGCTTACCGACACCATCGCATAAGGGTCGGGGGCGGAGGTTGAATCTGTCGCGTCATATATTTTTAGGTAATTAAGGCTGACCCCCACCCGGAGC encodes the following:
- a CDS encoding response regulator, which translates into the protein MPTILYAEDDVEHREMMRVILKDTDITLVEATNGQEALQKIQHQHPDLVLLDLFMPKLDGHGVMEALKSDPETSHIPIIVLSAWSTGDNRKRARSAGALEFIAKPYDPVELVSVVRDYLAGRIGSPQQALSQG
- the rpsF gene encoding 30S ribosomal protein S6, which produces MRDYELAFIIKPTIEGEDVTGVVDQVTKFVGTVNGEVTSVDVWGRRNLAYAINNYREGTYVLFQAKIPPASIIELERELKLSEDIIRYLLVKVES
- a CDS encoding glycosyltransferase family 39 protein, translating into MRSSKFWYTLLIFLLALIVARFAVVGLPKILFNHLSSDGDESAYLALGLALRESGVLSDGTRPPLYALQLAPFAKREWSYFTTAKLVTLGTGALAVLAVFAAGASLFGWRAGLLAAFLLAANKEFHIRAATVYADTLLALIMVGAWYFLIKSLARWKYCLLAGLFVGLAFLTKGSAPVLLAAWGLTALLYYRLKVIRHFELLLVPLVFIIVSLPLLIYNANEFGSPTYNFATQHIMWMDQLEQINTEDPADLPTFSTYMDTHTPADILARIQKGLRRLNPVVAHSLIPGRTFKPPWLGPVLGALVIGLFIFLIVFQRRGLRAYLARRKNILWFTFFLCALFYLFFTWYVAGSSAETRFIVPLLGPIYLVLADAVVNLMGGVERHLTSSKITANRRSLSKTRLYRLVLALIIGGGTWWLIDTFRVEAWALTVNPYESDRSHNAEEEEIVQWLSTDRPAGKTLVTFGPSKSLPLWKFPAHFTFERLPVEVDSWPAMEGYVQARRPDYLIVDDDTARRRRQALAGYFQRDNELIVFEQLPPNWALDLAYPGLPCKWCIFSPVREVEPLAALEGGLELVGYEVISPPNNPASRRVILAWRAQKTPAVDYTVFVHLTAPDGFVKAQQDQQPFGGTLPTSRWRPNEVLADRYDLTLEAGVTPGQYLLLTGMYNPATSERLKVIDGPSGPVPDSVLLGTLEIAGD
- a CDS encoding peptidyl-prolyl cis-trans isomerase — encoded protein: MEMMIFREKLQEAIGSEVPKLAEQAHARHILVETEEEAQAVINRLQAGEDFADLAGELSQDPGSAMSGGDLGFVPRGRFVSPIDEAIFTLPIGEISEPIETQFGWHVLEVLARETRELSPADYRLSQQLAYSEWLSELRANATIEDFWTTDKAPADPVLEQQRSQ
- a CDS encoding single-stranded DNA-binding protein; translation: MSRGLNKVMVIGNIGRDPEMRYTPSGKPVTSFSLASSRTWTAPDGERREETEWFNVVAWGNLAEICNQILSKSQQVYVEGRLQTRSWEDENGQRHFRTEVVANEMIILGPRNKDQQDKAENDGYGDKDLAFDFVDHLDFEK
- a CDS encoding 30S ribosomal protein S18, with protein sequence MGRFQPRRKVCTFCVDKVKVIDWKNIDTLRRFMNSNGSIRARRKTGTCAKHQRQLATAIKRARHLALAPFTDEHHRLYGKN